Proteins encoded together in one Mycobacterium noviomagense window:
- a CDS encoding DUF1059 domain-containing protein gives MKTHLNCPCGEAIVGKDEDELVELTQQHLASAHPGLEYDRDAILFMAY, from the coding sequence GTGAAGACACACCTGAACTGTCCGTGCGGTGAGGCGATTGTCGGCAAGGACGAGGACGAGCTGGTCGAACTGACCCAGCAGCACCTGGCCAGCGCTCACCCCGGCCTGGAGTACGACCGCGACGCCATTCTTTTCATGGCGTATTGA
- a CDS encoding DUF4345 domain-containing protein: MAGTSVVTTPQARYLKYLSVCTGVSSIAIGAYHFALGTASVPGAADANATVDSRERFYSAIFAGYGIAWMRAAGKSPIRADEVRLLAGLMLAGGVGRLISRAVNGRPHWFQDVLAAVEFAVPAAFLGLADAQQKAALGAAVSD, translated from the coding sequence ATGGCCGGTACCTCCGTGGTCACGACGCCGCAGGCCCGCTACCTGAAGTACCTGAGCGTGTGCACCGGCGTGTCCTCGATCGCCATCGGCGCCTACCACTTCGCGTTGGGCACCGCGTCGGTTCCCGGCGCAGCTGACGCGAACGCGACAGTCGACTCGCGGGAGCGCTTCTACTCAGCCATCTTCGCCGGGTACGGAATCGCCTGGATGCGGGCGGCTGGCAAGTCACCGATCCGCGCCGACGAAGTGCGCCTGCTGGCCGGGCTGATGCTGGCCGGCGGCGTGGGGCGATTGATCTCGCGGGCCGTAAACGGTCGACCGCACTGGTTTCAGGACGTGCTCGCCGCCGTCGAATTCGCCGTTCCAGCAGCGTTTCTCGGTCTCGCCGACGCCCAGCAGAAAGCCGCGCTGGGCGCGGCAGTCAGCGACTAA
- a CDS encoding DUF5302 domain-containing protein translates to MAVSKSGPDPTSEDETKRKFREALDRKKHKSSSGSDHKDTGAKQPRAHGPAESRREFRRKSG, encoded by the coding sequence ATGGCGGTATCGAAGTCCGGGCCGGATCCCACATCGGAAGACGAAACCAAGCGCAAGTTCCGGGAAGCCCTGGACCGCAAGAAGCACAAGTCGTCGTCCGGATCTGACCACAAGGACACCGGCGCCAAACAGCCGCGAGCGCACGGACCCGCCGAGAGCCGCCGGGAGTTTCGGCGCAAAAGCGGTTAG
- a CDS encoding PPOX class F420-dependent oxidoreductase — protein sequence MGRRVFDDKLLAVISGNSIGVLATIKRDGRPQLSNVQYYFDPRSLVIQVSITEPRAKTRNLRRDPRASILVNADDGWSYAVAEGTAELTPPAAARDDDTVEALITLYRNIAGEHPDWDEYREAMVTDRRVVLTLPITHVYGLPPGIR from the coding sequence ATGGGACGCCGAGTGTTCGACGACAAGCTGCTTGCCGTGATCAGTGGAAACTCCATCGGCGTACTGGCCACGATCAAGCGCGACGGGCGCCCCCAGCTGTCGAATGTGCAGTATTACTTCGACCCGCGCAGTCTGGTCATCCAGGTATCGATCACCGAGCCGCGGGCCAAGACCCGCAACCTTCGCCGTGACCCGCGGGCCTCGATCCTCGTCAACGCCGACGACGGATGGTCGTACGCCGTCGCCGAGGGCACCGCCGAATTGACACCGCCAGCAGCCGCGCGCGATGACGACACCGTCGAGGCGCTGATCACGTTGTATCGCAACATCGCCGGTGAGCATCCGGACTGGGACGAGTACCGCGAGGCGATGGTCACCGACCGCCGCGTGGTTTTGACGCTGCCCATCACCCACGTATACGGCTTGCCGCCCGGCATTCGTTAA
- a CDS encoding TetR/AcrR family transcriptional regulator yields the protein MSTSIWAWPFNAVSVRSCAAKNVVDAAERIFADRPYEDVTMDAVAEEAGISRALLYRYFPGKPTLFASVYRRTAQRLLDHVQLNPGASLEEQIASDLDAHLDYFVANRNTVLAANRTLATDPVVQDTINGELAALRDRIADAADFDQLARQRFSAIVISWLAFVRVLCVQWLADEQFTREEVRALCMDALAAVLPAQL from the coding sequence TTGTCAACTAGCATCTGGGCGTGGCCGTTCAACGCCGTCTCGGTCCGGAGCTGCGCCGCGAAAAACGTCGTCGACGCCGCAGAGCGGATCTTCGCGGACCGGCCCTACGAGGACGTCACCATGGATGCCGTCGCCGAAGAGGCCGGCATCTCCCGGGCGCTGCTGTACCGATATTTCCCCGGCAAACCGACACTGTTCGCGTCGGTCTACCGGCGAACCGCCCAGCGGCTGCTCGACCACGTTCAGTTGAACCCGGGGGCTTCGCTCGAAGAGCAAATCGCCAGCGACCTGGACGCCCACCTCGACTACTTCGTGGCCAACCGCAACACCGTGCTGGCTGCCAACCGGACATTGGCCACCGATCCTGTCGTGCAGGACACCATCAACGGCGAGCTGGCCGCGCTGCGGGACCGCATCGCTGATGCAGCCGACTTCGACCAGCTTGCGCGCCAACGATTTTCCGCCATCGTCATCAGCTGGCTGGCATTCGTGCGGGTGCTGTGTGTGCAGTGGCTGGCCGACGAGCAGTTCACCCGCGAAGAAGTCCGCGCCCTGTGTATGGACGCTCTCGCCGCGGTGTTGCCGGCACAGCTTTAA
- a CDS encoding 4a-hydroxytetrahydrobiopterin dehydratase: MAVLSDEQVDAALPELEGWERAGGVLRRSIKFPSFMAGIDAVRRVAEHAEEKNHHPDIDIRWRTVTFALVTHSEGGITQNDIGMARDINGIIGTPS, from the coding sequence ATGGCCGTGTTATCCGATGAACAAGTCGACGCCGCACTGCCAGAGCTTGAGGGCTGGGAGCGAGCAGGCGGTGTGCTGCGCCGGTCGATCAAGTTCCCGTCGTTCATGGCAGGTATCGACGCGGTGCGCCGGGTGGCTGAGCACGCGGAAGAAAAGAATCATCACCCGGATATCGATATCCGTTGGCGAACAGTCACTTTCGCGTTGGTGACGCATTCTGAGGGCGGCATCACGCAAAACGACATAGGGATGGCCCGCGACATCAACGGAATTATCGGGACGCCGAGCTGA
- a CDS encoding Rv1157c family protein, with the protein MVRIWNLRSSFAAVAIASTAGLALCPSAAAEPAPPQPLPSQQLPGLPALSQLSPIIQQAAANPEQASQLLMAAASMFSQNPAAPDASKNVASAVNQFVQDPAVPGATAAHTPPLGVQPGVKAHLPIGIDPAYAAGPAPAAPPAGPASAAPPAGPASPPGAAPASMATPPAAAPAAAPTAGTPAAAPTPAPGIAVPAPAPSGQAPAPSAGGPAPAPGGPAPAAAPGFGPDAPPTQDFMYPSIGSGCLADGSNSIATALSVAGPAKIPTPGPGPGQTAYVFTAIGTPGPAEEQKLPLNVTWVNLTTGKSGSATLKPRPDINPDGPTTLTAIADTGSGSIISTIFGQVTTKEKQCQFLPTIGSTVVP; encoded by the coding sequence GTGGTACGCATCTGGAATCTGCGCAGCAGCTTCGCCGCCGTTGCGATCGCGTCGACCGCCGGCCTAGCGCTATGCCCCAGCGCTGCCGCTGAGCCGGCGCCACCGCAACCCCTACCGTCCCAACAGCTCCCGGGTCTGCCGGCGCTCTCGCAGCTGAGTCCGATCATCCAGCAGGCGGCTGCCAATCCCGAGCAAGCGTCCCAGCTGCTCATGGCGGCGGCGTCGATGTTTTCGCAGAATCCGGCAGCGCCGGACGCGTCGAAAAATGTCGCCTCGGCGGTGAACCAGTTCGTGCAGGACCCGGCCGTTCCGGGTGCCACGGCGGCTCATACTCCGCCACTCGGTGTGCAACCGGGCGTCAAGGCACACCTACCGATTGGGATCGACCCCGCCTATGCCGCGGGCCCGGCCCCAGCCGCGCCGCCAGCCGGTCCGGCCTCAGCTGCACCGCCAGCCGGGCCGGCCTCGCCGCCGGGCGCTGCTCCGGCGTCCATGGCCACGCCGCCGGCCGCGGCTCCTGCCGCCGCGCCGACGGCCGGGACTCCTGCTGCCGCGCCGACGCCGGCGCCAGGGATTGCGGTGCCAGCTCCGGCACCGTCGGGGCAGGCGCCCGCGCCGTCGGCCGGTGGGCCGGCGCCCGCGCCTGGAGGGCCGGCGCCCGCGGCTGCTCCTGGTTTCGGTCCGGACGCTCCGCCCACCCAGGACTTCATGTACCCCTCGATCGGCAGTGGCTGCCTGGCCGACGGCAGCAACTCAATCGCGACCGCTCTGTCGGTGGCCGGGCCGGCCAAGATCCCCACTCCCGGTCCAGGGCCTGGGCAAACGGCCTACGTGTTCACCGCGATCGGCACACCCGGGCCCGCCGAGGAGCAGAAGCTGCCGTTGAACGTCACGTGGGTGAACCTCACCACCGGCAAGTCGGGTAGCGCCACACTCAAGCCGCGGCCCGATATCAACCCCGACGGACCGACCACCTTGACCGCCATCGCGGACACCGGTTCGGGCAGCATCATCTCGACGATCTTCGGGCAGGTCACCACCAAGGAAAAGCAGTGCCAGTTCCTGCCCACGATCGGCTCGACGGTGGTGCCGTAA
- a CDS encoding class I SAM-dependent methyltransferase, whose product MTRVDGNSLLGVSTTPLWTLRNRAIEAKRPNGVLDDPWAIRLFDAIDYDYDKFGKPHQYHPRRALTFDCATAHYLRTHPKASVVALAEGLQTSFWRLDRAGLVDDVTWYSVDLAPVMALRRQLLPRDERVVELPQSALDRSWMDRVQIGHGVLITAEGLLMYLQPGEGRALIADCAARFPGGQMIFDSIPHWASRRTLQGWHLSDRYALPPMPFGQTADESIALGRQIPGVRTARDVPLRPGHGMSKLSAWRPVDRIGPLRRSSSSVTLLEFA is encoded by the coding sequence ATGACGAGGGTCGACGGCAATTCGCTGCTGGGCGTCTCGACCACCCCACTGTGGACACTGCGCAATCGCGCCATCGAGGCCAAGCGCCCGAACGGTGTGCTCGACGACCCTTGGGCCATCAGACTTTTCGATGCGATCGACTATGACTACGACAAGTTCGGCAAGCCGCACCAGTATCACCCGCGGCGGGCGTTGACCTTCGACTGTGCCACCGCGCACTACCTGCGCACCCACCCGAAAGCATCGGTCGTGGCGCTTGCCGAGGGCTTGCAAACCAGTTTCTGGCGTCTGGATCGAGCCGGCCTGGTCGATGACGTGACGTGGTATTCGGTCGACCTGGCGCCGGTAATGGCGCTGCGCCGGCAGCTCCTTCCCCGCGACGAACGCGTCGTCGAACTCCCCCAGTCGGCGCTGGACCGCAGCTGGATGGACCGCGTCCAAATCGGGCACGGCGTCCTCATCACCGCCGAGGGCCTGCTGATGTACCTGCAGCCCGGCGAGGGGCGTGCCCTGATCGCTGACTGCGCGGCCCGATTTCCCGGCGGCCAGATGATTTTCGACTCGATACCGCATTGGGCCAGTCGACGAACGCTGCAGGGCTGGCACCTATCTGATCGCTATGCGTTACCGCCCATGCCGTTCGGGCAGACAGCCGACGAAAGTATCGCCCTGGGCCGTCAAATCCCGGGCGTGCGCACTGCCCGCGATGTCCCGCTGCGACCCGGCCACGGAATGTCCAAGCTGAGCGCGTGGCGGCCGGTGGATCGCATCGGTCCGCTGCGGCGCAGCAGTTCGAGCGTCACGCTGCTGGAGTTCGCATGA
- a CDS encoding mannosyltransferase, with protein sequence MDTTAAAPAATSTRRQAIPLGAAAPVLLCVSIAARLAWTYLVPNGANFVDLHVYIGAAATLSHPGALYSYVYADQTPDFPLPFTYPPFAAVVFYPLHFLPFGLVAFLWTVGTMAALYGVVRLTQRLLGVPAGRGQRAAMLWTAVSIWIEPLRSTFDYGQINVLLVLAVLWAAYTSRWWLSGLLVGVAAGVKLTPAITGLYLVGVRRWAAAVFSAVVFLASVAISALVVGDQVRYYFTDLLPDTDRVGPICTTFNQSWRGAICRIFGHDTGYNPLVVAAILITAVLAVLAWRALKTRGEAPDRLGMLLVVQLFGLLLSPISWTHHWVWLVPLMIWLIHGPLSERRGTRILGWCWLALTIVGVPWLLSFAQPSIWQSSRPWYLAWGGLVYIVATLATLAWIAASGRRTVSSASR encoded by the coding sequence ATAGACACCACCGCGGCCGCCCCGGCGGCAACCTCGACCCGCCGGCAGGCGATCCCACTAGGAGCTGCCGCGCCGGTTTTGCTGTGTGTGAGCATCGCGGCACGGCTGGCGTGGACCTACTTGGTGCCAAACGGGGCCAACTTCGTCGACTTGCACGTCTACATCGGCGCGGCGGCCACCCTCAGCCATCCCGGCGCCCTGTACAGCTACGTCTACGCGGACCAGACGCCCGATTTCCCGCTGCCGTTCACCTATCCGCCGTTCGCGGCGGTGGTCTTCTATCCTCTGCACTTCCTGCCGTTCGGTCTCGTCGCATTTCTGTGGACGGTCGGCACCATGGCGGCGCTGTACGGCGTCGTTCGCCTCACCCAGCGTTTACTGGGTGTGCCGGCCGGCCGCGGCCAGCGCGCCGCCATGCTGTGGACCGCGGTGTCGATCTGGATCGAGCCGCTGCGCAGCACGTTCGACTACGGCCAGATCAACGTGCTGCTGGTGCTGGCTGTGCTCTGGGCGGCCTACACCAGCCGGTGGTGGCTATCGGGCCTGCTGGTCGGCGTGGCAGCTGGGGTGAAGCTGACCCCGGCGATCACCGGCCTCTATCTCGTCGGGGTCCGGCGCTGGGCGGCGGCGGTGTTCTCGGCGGTCGTCTTCCTGGCAAGCGTCGCGATATCGGCGCTCGTCGTCGGCGACCAGGTCCGCTACTACTTCACGGACTTGCTTCCCGACACCGATCGGGTCGGGCCGATCTGCACGACCTTCAATCAGTCCTGGCGCGGGGCGATCTGTCGGATCTTCGGCCACGACACGGGATACAACCCGCTGGTGGTTGCGGCGATTCTTATCACTGCCGTACTGGCCGTGCTGGCCTGGCGGGCGTTGAAGACGAGGGGCGAAGCGCCGGACCGGTTAGGCATGCTGCTGGTGGTACAGCTGTTCGGGCTGCTGCTATCGCCGATCTCGTGGACGCACCACTGGGTATGGCTGGTGCCGTTGATGATTTGGCTGATTCACGGGCCGCTGTCCGAGCGCCGCGGCACGCGGATTCTCGGGTGGTGCTGGCTCGCATTGACCATCGTCGGGGTGCCGTGGCTGCTGAGCTTCGCGCAACCGAGCATCTGGCAGAGCAGCCGGCCGTGGTATCTGGCCTGGGGCGGATTGGTCTACATCGTGGCGACGCTGGCCACGCTGGCATGGATCGCCGCGAGCGGACGACGAACGGTCAGCTCGGCGTCCCGATAA
- a CDS encoding DUF1697 domain-containing protein, with translation MTRYAVFLRGVNVGGVSLKMADVASALTDAGFGNVHTILASGNVLLDSDSAVNTVRKKAEAALREKFGYDAWVLVYDVERVRAIDDGYPFEREAEGYQSYVTFVSDTEVLDELGVLKATPGEKISRGDGVIYWQVPKGATLDSTIGKTMGKPRYKSATTTRNLRTLAKVLQAADK, from the coding sequence ATGACGCGCTATGCGGTGTTTCTGCGCGGAGTCAACGTCGGCGGCGTCAGCCTGAAGATGGCCGACGTGGCGAGCGCCTTGACCGACGCCGGTTTCGGCAACGTGCACACCATCTTGGCCAGCGGCAACGTGCTGCTGGATTCCGATTCGGCCGTCAACACAGTGCGCAAGAAGGCAGAAGCCGCATTGCGCGAAAAGTTCGGCTATGACGCCTGGGTGCTGGTCTACGACGTCGAGAGGGTGCGCGCCATCGACGATGGGTATCCGTTCGAACGCGAGGCCGAGGGATACCAGTCCTACGTCACGTTCGTCAGCGATACCGAGGTGCTCGACGAACTCGGCGTGCTGAAAGCCACCCCCGGCGAGAAGATCAGCCGCGGTGACGGGGTCATCTACTGGCAGGTGCCCAAAGGCGCCACCCTGGACAGCACGATCGGCAAAACGATGGGCAAGCCGCGCTACAAGTCGGCGACGACGACCCGCAACCTGCGCACACTGGCGAAGGTGCTGCAGGCAGCGGACAAGTAG
- a CDS encoding nitrate reductase subunit alpha: protein MTVTPPHVGGPLEELLERSGRFFVPGEFSDDLRTVTRRGGREADVFYRDRWSHDKVVRSTHGVNCTGSCSWKIYVKDGIITWETQQTDYPSVGPDRPEYEPRGCPRGASFSWYSYSPTRVRYPYARGVLVEMFREAKARLGDPVLAWADIQADPERRRRYQRARGKGGLVRVSWAEATEMIAAAHVHTIKTYGPDRVAGFSPIPAMSMVSHAAGCRFVELIGGVMTSFYDWYADLPVASPQVFGDQTDVPESGDWWDAAYLIMWGSNVPITRTPDAHWMAEARYRGTKVVTVSPDYADNTKFADEWMPCAAGTDGALAMAMGHVILSECYVQQEVPFFTDYARRYTDLPFLIKLEERDDGLVPGKNLTAADIGQAVENAAFKPAVLDADTDSIVVPHGSLGFRYGEDGVGKWNLDLGNVTPALSVERPHATNGDRSTALVRFPSFDTIDGHGETVARGVPVRRVGKHLVCTVLDLMLAHYGVARPGLPGEWPTGYDDASHPNTPAWQEPITGVSAAQAIRVAREFARSAEESGGRSMIIMGGGICHWFHGDTIYRAVLALLMLTGSMGRNGGGWAHYVGQEKVRPLTGWQTMAMATDWSRPPRQVPGASYWYAHTDQWRYDAYGADKLTSPVGRGRFSGKHTMDLLASATAMGWSPFYPQFDRSSLDVADEAKAAGRDVAEYVAEQLGQRNLNLAISDPDNPVNWPRVLTVWRANLIGSSGKGGEYFLRHLLGTDSNVQGEAPGDGVRPADVAWDREVPEGKLDLMMSVDFRMTSTTLVSDVVLPAATWYEKADLSSTDMHPYVHAFSPATDPPWETRSDFDAFGAIARTFSAMAKRHLGTRSDVVLTALGHDTPDALAYPDGAERDWRHTGEVPVPGKTMSRLTVVERDYGAIYDKWVTLGPLVDKFGLTVKGVTVHPFQEVEQLAAKFGVMNSGAGQGRPAITTANRMADVILLLSGTSNGRLAVEGFHELEKRTGQRLAHLAEGSEEKRITYADTQARPVPVITSPEWSGSETGGRRYAPFTINIEHFKPFHTLTGRMHFYLAHDWIEELGEHLPVYRPPLDMTRLFNAPELGPTGDGIGLTVRYLTPHSKWSFHSTYQDNLYMLSLSRGGPTMWMSPGDAAKINVRDNDWVEAVNANGIYVCRAIVSHRMPDGVVFVYHVQERTVDTPRTETNNKRGGNHNALTRVRIKPSHLAGGYGQHAFAFNYLGPTGNQRDEVTIVRRRSQEVRY from the coding sequence GTGACTGTGACACCACCGCACGTCGGAGGTCCTCTCGAGGAGTTGCTGGAGCGCAGCGGCCGCTTCTTCGTGCCGGGTGAGTTCTCCGACGACCTGCGCACGGTCACGCGCCGGGGCGGCCGCGAAGCCGACGTGTTCTACCGAGACCGGTGGAGCCACGACAAGGTGGTCCGCTCCACCCACGGAGTCAACTGCACCGGCTCGTGCTCATGGAAGATCTACGTCAAGGACGGGATCATCACCTGGGAGACCCAGCAGACCGACTACCCGTCGGTGGGTCCCGACCGGCCGGAGTACGAGCCTCGCGGCTGTCCCCGCGGTGCGTCGTTCTCCTGGTACAGCTATTCGCCGACTCGGGTGCGCTATCCCTATGCCCGCGGCGTGCTGGTCGAGATGTTCAGGGAAGCCAAGGCGCGCCTCGGCGACCCCGTGCTGGCGTGGGCGGACATTCAGGCTGATCCCGAGCGGCGCCGCCGCTATCAGCGGGCCCGCGGCAAAGGCGGTCTGGTCCGGGTGAGCTGGGCCGAAGCCACCGAGATGATCGCCGCAGCCCACGTGCACACGATCAAGACCTACGGGCCCGACCGGGTCGCCGGCTTCTCGCCGATCCCGGCGATGTCGATGGTGAGTCATGCCGCAGGCTGCCGGTTCGTCGAGCTGATCGGCGGGGTGATGACGTCGTTCTACGACTGGTATGCCGACCTGCCCGTCGCCTCACCACAGGTCTTCGGCGACCAGACCGACGTGCCGGAGTCCGGAGACTGGTGGGACGCGGCCTACCTCATCATGTGGGGCTCCAACGTGCCGATCACCCGGACCCCCGACGCGCACTGGATGGCCGAAGCCCGCTACCGCGGCACCAAGGTGGTGACGGTCAGCCCTGACTACGCCGACAACACGAAGTTCGCCGACGAGTGGATGCCGTGCGCGGCAGGCACCGACGGGGCGCTGGCCATGGCGATGGGCCACGTGATCCTCTCGGAATGCTATGTGCAACAAGAGGTTCCGTTCTTCACCGACTACGCGCGCCGCTATACCGACCTGCCGTTTTTGATCAAGCTCGAAGAGCGCGATGACGGGCTGGTACCCGGCAAGAACCTCACCGCAGCCGACATCGGTCAAGCGGTGGAAAATGCGGCCTTCAAGCCGGCGGTGTTGGACGCCGACACCGACTCCATCGTGGTGCCCCATGGCTCACTCGGGTTCCGCTACGGCGAGGACGGGGTCGGCAAGTGGAACCTCGACCTGGGCAATGTGACGCCGGCGTTGAGCGTGGAACGTCCGCACGCCACCAACGGTGACCGCAGCACCGCGCTGGTCCGGTTCCCCAGCTTCGACACCATCGACGGACACGGCGAAACCGTGGCGCGCGGCGTGCCGGTGCGCCGCGTCGGCAAGCACCTGGTGTGCACGGTGCTCGACTTGATGCTCGCCCACTACGGGGTCGCACGCCCTGGACTCCCCGGCGAGTGGCCCACCGGATACGACGACGCCAGCCATCCCAACACACCCGCCTGGCAGGAACCGATCACCGGGGTGTCGGCCGCGCAGGCCATCCGCGTCGCACGCGAATTCGCCCGCAGCGCAGAGGAATCCGGTGGGCGCTCGATGATCATCATGGGCGGCGGCATCTGTCACTGGTTCCACGGCGACACGATCTACCGCGCGGTGTTGGCGCTGCTGATGCTGACCGGGTCCATGGGACGCAACGGCGGTGGATGGGCTCACTACGTCGGTCAGGAGAAAGTGCGACCGCTGACCGGGTGGCAGACGATGGCGATGGCCACCGACTGGTCGCGGCCACCACGGCAGGTGCCCGGCGCCTCTTATTGGTATGCCCATACCGACCAGTGGCGCTACGACGCCTACGGAGCCGACAAGCTAACCAGCCCGGTCGGTCGCGGCCGGTTCTCCGGCAAGCACACGATGGATCTGCTGGCCTCGGCCACCGCGATGGGCTGGAGCCCGTTCTATCCGCAGTTCGACCGGTCCAGTCTCGACGTGGCCGACGAAGCGAAGGCGGCCGGTCGTGACGTCGCGGAGTACGTGGCCGAACAACTTGGGCAGCGCAACCTGAACCTGGCCATCAGCGACCCCGACAATCCCGTCAACTGGCCGCGAGTCCTCACCGTGTGGCGAGCGAACCTGATCGGTTCGTCAGGCAAGGGCGGCGAATACTTCCTGCGGCATCTTTTGGGCACCGACTCCAACGTCCAGGGTGAAGCACCGGGTGACGGGGTTCGGCCCGCAGATGTCGCCTGGGACAGGGAGGTTCCTGAAGGCAAGCTCGATCTGATGATGTCGGTCGACTTCCGGATGACCTCGACGACGTTGGTGTCCGATGTCGTCCTGCCAGCTGCCACCTGGTACGAGAAGGCCGATCTGTCCAGCACCGACATGCACCCGTATGTGCACGCGTTCAGCCCGGCCACCGACCCGCCGTGGGAAACCCGTTCGGATTTCGACGCTTTCGGCGCGATCGCCCGCACCTTCAGCGCGATGGCCAAGCGTCACCTCGGTACCCGCAGCGATGTGGTGCTCACCGCCCTGGGCCATGACACTCCAGATGCGTTGGCCTATCCCGATGGCGCCGAACGTGATTGGCGGCATACCGGCGAAGTGCCGGTACCGGGCAAGACGATGAGCCGGCTCACCGTGGTGGAACGCGACTACGGTGCGATCTACGACAAGTGGGTGACACTGGGCCCGCTTGTCGACAAATTCGGGCTGACGGTCAAAGGCGTCACCGTGCATCCCTTCCAGGAAGTCGAGCAATTGGCCGCGAAGTTCGGCGTGATGAACTCCGGTGCCGGTCAAGGCCGTCCGGCCATCACGACCGCCAACCGAATGGCCGATGTGATACTGCTGCTGTCCGGCACATCCAACGGCCGGCTGGCCGTTGAGGGTTTCCACGAGCTGGAAAAACGCACCGGTCAGCGGCTGGCCCACCTGGCCGAGGGCAGCGAGGAAAAGCGCATCACCTACGCCGACACCCAGGCGCGTCCGGTTCCGGTGATCACCAGCCCGGAGTGGTCCGGCAGCGAGACCGGCGGTCGCCGCTATGCGCCGTTCACGATCAACATCGAGCACTTCAAGCCGTTCCACACGCTCACCGGACGCATGCACTTCTACCTCGCCCACGACTGGATCGAGGAACTCGGCGAGCACCTGCCTGTCTATCGGCCACCGCTGGACATGACGCGGTTGTTCAACGCTCCGGAGCTCGGCCCCACCGGAGACGGCATCGGGCTCACCGTGCGGTACCTGACCCCGCACTCCAAGTGGTCGTTCCACTCCACCTACCAGGACAACCTCTACATGCTCTCGCTGTCGCGCGGCGGCCCCACCATGTGGATGAGCCCAGGCGACGCCGCGAAAATCAATGTCCGCGACAACGATTGGGTCGAGGCGGTCAACGCCAACGGCATCTATGTGTGCCGGGCCATCGTCAGCCACCGGATGCCCGACGGCGTGGTTTTCGTCTACCACGTGCAGGAACGCACCGTGGACACTCCGCGCACCGAGACCAACAACAAGCGCGGCGGCAACCACAACGCGCTGACCCGGGTGCGGATCAAGCCCAGCCACCTCGCCGGCGGCTATGGTCAGCACGCCTTCGCGTTCAACTACCTTGGCCCGACCGGCAATCAGCGCGACGAGGTGACCATTGTGCGGCGGCGCAGCCAGGAG
- a CDS encoding GntR family transcriptional regulator, with translation MELGEALRLDARAGRPLFDQLRTQLIDEIRTGRLAPGTRLPTVRELAGELHLAVNTVARAYRELETAGIVETRGRFGTFVARADPADAAMAAAARTYLDTARGLGLGKHDAMRYLDSAPDD, from the coding sequence GTGGAGCTGGGGGAAGCACTACGACTCGACGCGCGGGCGGGCAGGCCGCTATTCGACCAGCTCAGGACTCAGCTCATCGACGAAATCCGGACCGGCAGGTTGGCGCCGGGCACCAGGTTGCCGACCGTGCGCGAGCTGGCCGGCGAGCTGCACCTTGCGGTGAACACCGTGGCCCGCGCCTACCGTGAGCTGGAGACAGCCGGCATCGTCGAAACCCGTGGCCGATTCGGCACTTTCGTCGCCCGGGCTGACCCAGCCGACGCCGCGATGGCCGCCGCGGCCCGGACCTACCTCGATACCGCGCGCGGACTGGGCCTCGGCAAGCACGACGCGATGCGTTATCTCGATTCCGCACCGGACGACTGA
- a CDS encoding HhH-GPD-type base excision DNA repair protein translates to MPKLQLAQDPAADALLGSNPFALLVGMLLDQQVPMETAFAGPKKIAERMGGFDATQIADYDPDKFAALCSERPAIHRFPGSMAKRIQALAQVIVDQYDGDTAGLWTSGDPDGAELLRRLKGLPGFGEQKARIFLALLGKQYGVTPAGWRAAAGEYGKAGTHMSIADVLDARSLEQVRSHKKQMKAAKTATPKVTRKAAT, encoded by the coding sequence GTGCCGAAACTGCAGCTGGCTCAGGACCCGGCCGCTGACGCGCTGTTGGGTTCCAACCCGTTCGCACTGTTGGTCGGCATGCTGCTGGACCAGCAGGTGCCGATGGAGACGGCCTTCGCGGGACCGAAGAAGATCGCCGAGCGCATGGGTGGCTTCGACGCCACGCAGATCGCCGACTACGACCCGGACAAGTTCGCCGCACTGTGCTCGGAACGGCCTGCGATACATCGCTTTCCAGGTTCGATGGCCAAGCGGATCCAAGCGCTGGCACAGGTCATCGTCGACCAGTACGACGGCGACACGGCTGGGTTGTGGACCTCAGGTGACCCCGACGGGGCCGAGTTGCTGCGACGGCTCAAAGGACTGCCCGGCTTTGGCGAGCAGAAGGCCCGCATCTTTTTGGCGTTGCTGGGCAAGCAGTACGGCGTGACGCCGGCGGGCTGGCGGGCAGCGGCCGGCGAATACGGCAAGGCCGGCACTCACATGTCGATTGCCGACGTCCTCGACGCCCGCTCACTCGAGCAAGTGCGATCCCACAAGAAGCAGATGAAGGCAGCCAAAACGGCGACCCCGAAGGTGACGCGGAAGGCGGCAACGTGA